A window from Leptospira meyeri encodes these proteins:
- a CDS encoding alpha-hydroxy-acid oxidizing protein translates to MKSVEGKTILIIGGGLLQVPIIQTAKTMRLHTVVADMNPSSIGFQIADEAIVMSTKDVEGMVRESKKFVQNTQIHGVITAGTDASMTVAAVASALQLPGIRFVDAEAASNKVKMRQRLKEFGMPIPRFAAVWSLQDAKDALDSLTFPLVMKPADNMGARGVIKVNHKDDLTNAFRHAKKFCPTGELILEEYMEGPELSVDALAFQGQIRMTGIADRIIEREPYFIEVGHNMPSAMPKEVLDEVERVMAGGMRALGIHLGAGKGDIKVTKEGVKIGEIAARLSGGFMSAFTYPLSTGVNLNRAALLISLGETPDNLDPVISRVSIERSLLSKPGKLVSIGGVEETKKIDGVSEVFIQSKPGDIIKEPTNNIDKSGHVIIVADNLKEANLVFEKVKETIRFEVDEQFSITEKEIGDQARIRFGKDICWVCKQCDGSNCASGIPGMGGVGRMDTFHDNSVALSEYSIVPGYIRNHVFPEIQTQFLGYDLKTPIMAAPMTGVGTNMNFVMTDADYANLVVRSFVQNGSLAWLGDGASPEKYKIMLEALKKASGKGIFICKPREDESMLVDRFKQAEADGVFALGMDIDAVNFKTMVQKNLSSITRPLERLIKLKEKTKLPFILKGVMNPEDAKLALEGGFSAIVVSNHGGRVLDGMPGTARVLPKIAEAVKGKIPLLVDGGIRSGMDVFKMLALGADAVLLGRPVAISLVGGEEAGIRFLLQKYSEELKQSMSVTGAKTLVDIKRTMLLHKLHG, encoded by the coding sequence TTGAAATCGGTAGAAGGCAAAACCATTCTCATTATCGGTGGGGGATTGTTACAAGTTCCCATCATTCAAACAGCAAAAACTATGCGACTCCATACGGTCGTTGCCGATATGAATCCATCTTCTATCGGTTTTCAAATTGCAGATGAAGCCATTGTTATGTCCACAAAGGACGTAGAAGGAATGGTTCGAGAATCCAAAAAATTTGTCCAAAACACACAGATACATGGAGTGATCACTGCTGGAACCGATGCGAGTATGACGGTTGCTGCTGTGGCTTCCGCCTTACAACTTCCAGGAATCCGATTTGTAGATGCAGAAGCAGCATCTAATAAAGTGAAGATGCGACAAAGACTAAAAGAGTTCGGAATGCCAATTCCTCGTTTTGCAGCTGTATGGTCTTTGCAAGATGCTAAAGATGCTCTGGACTCGTTGACCTTTCCGCTTGTCATGAAACCGGCAGATAATATGGGAGCTCGTGGGGTCATCAAGGTCAATCATAAGGATGACCTTACCAATGCCTTCCGTCATGCCAAAAAGTTTTGTCCTACTGGAGAATTGATTTTAGAAGAGTATATGGAAGGGCCTGAACTTTCCGTAGATGCTTTGGCATTTCAAGGCCAAATTCGAATGACTGGGATTGCGGACAGGATCATCGAACGGGAACCGTATTTTATTGAAGTAGGGCATAACATGCCTTCGGCGATGCCCAAGGAAGTTTTGGATGAAGTGGAACGAGTGATGGCTGGAGGGATGCGGGCTCTCGGAATTCATCTTGGGGCAGGTAAAGGAGACATTAAGGTTACAAAAGAGGGAGTCAAAATTGGGGAAATCGCAGCAAGACTTTCTGGTGGTTTTATGTCTGCGTTTACTTACCCTTTATCCACAGGTGTGAACTTAAACCGAGCAGCTTTATTGATTTCTCTGGGTGAAACTCCAGATAATTTGGATCCAGTGATTAGTCGCGTTTCCATCGAACGTTCGTTACTTTCTAAACCTGGAAAACTTGTTTCGATTGGAGGGGTGGAGGAAACTAAAAAAATCGATGGAGTGTCAGAGGTTTTTATCCAATCAAAACCAGGTGATATTATTAAAGAACCTACAAATAACATTGATAAGTCTGGGCATGTTATCATCGTTGCTGACAATTTGAAAGAAGCAAATCTTGTTTTTGAAAAAGTAAAAGAAACTATCAGATTCGAAGTGGATGAACAATTTTCGATTACCGAAAAAGAAATAGGAGACCAAGCACGAATTCGGTTTGGAAAAGATATTTGTTGGGTTTGCAAACAGTGTGACGGAAGCAATTGTGCCTCGGGAATTCCTGGAATGGGTGGGGTGGGTCGTATGGATACCTTCCATGACAATAGCGTTGCTCTTTCCGAATATTCGATTGTGCCGGGATACATCCGAAACCATGTATTTCCTGAAATCCAAACTCAGTTTTTGGGTTATGATTTAAAAACACCAATTATGGCCGCTCCTATGACAGGAGTCGGAACCAACATGAACTTTGTGATGACAGATGCCGATTATGCCAATCTCGTCGTTCGGTCCTTTGTTCAAAATGGAAGTCTTGCTTGGCTTGGTGATGGTGCTTCCCCAGAAAAATATAAAATTATGTTAGAAGCCCTAAAAAAGGCATCTGGAAAAGGAATATTCATCTGTAAACCAAGGGAAGATGAATCCATGTTAGTGGATCGATTCAAACAAGCAGAAGCGGACGGAGTGTTCGCTCTGGGAATGGACATTGATGCGGTAAATTTTAAAACAATGGTGCAAAAGAATTTATCAAGCATTACCAGGCCTTTGGAACGTTTGATCAAACTTAAAGAAAAAACAAAGTTACCGTTTATCCTCAAAGGTGTTATGAACCCGGAAGATGCGAAATTAGCTTTAGAAGGTGGGTTTTCTGCCATCGTGGTATCGAATCATGGAGGAAGGGTTTTGGATGGAATGCCTGGAACAGCACGAGTTTTACCGAAAATTGCCGAAGCGGTTAAGGGTAAAATTCCACTGCTTGTGGATGGAGGCATTCGTTCCGGGATGGATGTTTTTAAAATGTTGGCTTTAGGGGCTGATGCAGTTCTTCTTGGAAGGCCTGTTGCCATTTCGCTTGTTGGTGGTGAAGAAGCAGGGATTCGTTTTCTATTACAAAAATATTCTGAAGAACTAAAACAATCAATGAGTGTTACTGGAGCTAAAACTTTGGTGGACATTAAGCGAACGATGTTGCTTCATAAACTTCACGGTTGA
- the mnmA gene encoding tRNA 2-thiouridine(34) synthase MnmA produces the protein MKEKEKIIVAMSGGVDSAVAAGLLMEAGYDVIGVNLRTWEYEAPACDTTKKSCCSPEDIRDARDVGLSLNIPFYVIKMEKVFGERVIDRFINDYKDGRTPNPCVECNTFVKFGALFEQAKTLGIEKIATGHYARVIEVDGRYAIRNAVDMKKNQAYYLYGLSQENIKNTVFPLGEMDKAQVREIAKRMGLPVAEKPESQEICFIPENDYRAFLKKKGMEFTPGFFKLASGQIIGKHQGKEGFTIGQRKGLGIAWKNPLYVLSIEDDGTVVLGEEEETVSESFLLEEITYQALTPMEVGESKEMKVQIRYRSAPVHCKVTSLGNTWKVEFLEDVKSVTPGQSATFYPTNGDYLLAGGIIQKGSITRKVKTNFVLEAESVTI, from the coding sequence GTGAAAGAAAAAGAAAAAATCATAGTAGCGATGAGTGGTGGGGTAGATAGTGCGGTAGCCGCAGGGCTTCTGATGGAAGCAGGTTACGACGTCATCGGGGTCAACCTACGCACTTGGGAATATGAAGCCCCTGCCTGCGATACCACAAAAAAATCCTGCTGTTCTCCAGAAGACATTCGTGATGCTCGCGATGTAGGTCTTTCTTTAAACATTCCGTTTTATGTAATCAAAATGGAAAAGGTGTTTGGGGAACGAGTCATCGATCGTTTTATTAATGATTATAAAGATGGAAGGACACCAAACCCTTGCGTGGAGTGTAATACCTTTGTTAAGTTCGGTGCCCTATTCGAACAAGCCAAAACTTTGGGAATCGAAAAAATTGCAACTGGCCATTATGCTCGTGTCATAGAAGTTGATGGGCGTTATGCGATTCGCAATGCAGTGGATATGAAAAAAAACCAAGCGTACTATTTGTACGGTTTGTCCCAAGAAAATATAAAAAATACGGTTTTCCCACTTGGTGAAATGGACAAAGCACAGGTTCGTGAAATTGCAAAACGAATGGGTCTCCCTGTGGCTGAAAAACCGGAATCACAAGAAATTTGTTTTATTCCAGAAAATGATTATAGAGCTTTTTTAAAGAAGAAGGGAATGGAATTCACTCCAGGTTTTTTTAAATTAGCATCTGGACAAATCATTGGCAAACACCAAGGAAAAGAAGGATTTACGATCGGTCAAAGAAAGGGTCTTGGGATCGCATGGAAAAATCCATTGTATGTTTTGTCCATAGAAGATGATGGAACGGTTGTACTTGGGGAAGAAGAGGAAACTGTTTCAGAATCTTTCCTTTTAGAAGAAATTACCTACCAAGCCTTGACTCCTATGGAAGTGGGTGAATCCAAAGAAATGAAAGTCCAAATCCGTTACAGAAGTGCACCTGTACATTGTAAGGTGACTTCTCTTGGAAACACCTGGAAAGTTGAATTTTTGGAAGATGTAAAAAGTGTAACTCCGGGACAGTCAGCGACCTTTTATCCAACAAATGGTGATTACCTACTTGCTGGAGGGATCATTCAAAAAGGTTCCATTACAAGAAAGGTAAAAACGAATTTTGTTTTAGAGGCAGAGAGCGTTACCATTTGA